Proteins encoded by one window of Arachis ipaensis cultivar K30076 chromosome B04, Araip1.1, whole genome shotgun sequence:
- the LOC107638264 gene encoding uncharacterized protein LOC107638264, whose translation MDLYPETATSSSPTFASIGRRSLKDMSISELISVLRADFDTVEEVLLARDAKHKAEISPLYEKIELERLTRLRLESELKTKQEEQRCHKCERTQEGYEMLLKEVKKSGLNDYKNNAIIEELRNTNRELEIQNNKATDELATIRIRCSELENARNVSLATIEKLRVENCKLRKELNKGVNVVVKDEQDKEFNEMDFCGSASLQRIKDIGQGQSSSGGLFFKVLDMDSCNNVSGDAAFEAVAEVYSESDNDGRLEPVPRMEFDSLEAVQTFYKRYARLTGFGWKIRTSKKGFDGRPNYVVLACTRGDRRVSSILTTLPTQFTKCSAKINVKKGKDGKWMIRKVDLDHNHDLSPLNLKYSGNTTISTLI comes from the exons ATGGACCTGTACCCCGAAACCGCAACGAGCTCCTCTCCCACCTTCGCTTCCATCGGCCGCAGGAGCCTCAAGGACATGTCCATTTCCGAGCTCATTTCCGTTCTGCGCGCCGATTTTGACACCGTTGAAGAGGTTTTGTTGGCCAGAGACGCCAAACACAAAGCTGAGATCAGTCCACTTTATGAAAAGATCGAATTAGAGAGGCTAACGAGGCTTCGACTGGAATCGGAGCTGAAGACGAAGCAGGAGGAGCAGCGTTGTCACAAGTGTGAGAGAACACAAGAGGGTTACGAAATGTTGCTGAAGGAAGTGAAGAAGAGCGGGTTAAATGATTATAAGAACAATGCTATTATTGAAGAATTAAGGAACACGAATCGAGAGTTGGAGATTCAAAATAACAAAGCAACTGATGAATTGGCTACGATTAGGATCAGATGCAGTGAATTGGAGAATGCAAGGAATGTGAGTTTGGCTACCATTGAGAAGCTTAGGGTTGAGAATTGCAAATTGAGAAAGGAATTGAATAAAGGGGTTAATGTTGTAGTCAAAGATGAACAAGACAAGGAATTCAATGAAATGGATTTTTGCGGTTCTGCCTCTTTGCAAAGAATTAAAGACATTGGCCAAGGCCAATCTTCATCAG GTGGACTGTTCTTTAAAGTGTTGGATATGGATTCATGCAACAATGTGTCAGGGGATGCTGCATTTGAAGCTGTTGCTGAGGTTTACTCAGAGAGTGATAACGATGGACGTTTAGAACCAGTTCCTAGAATGGAGTTTGATTCCTTAGAAGCTGTTCAGACATTTTACAAGAGGTATGCCAGGCTAACTGGTTTTGGTTGGAAGATCAGGACCTCGAAAAAAGGGTTTGATGGGAGACCAAATTATGTGGTACTTGCATGCACTCGTGGGGATCGCCGTGTATCTAGTATTTTGACAACTCTTCCGACCCAATTCACAAAATGTTCTGCAAAGATCAATGTGAAGAAAGGGAAAGATGGAAAGTGGATGATTAGAAAGGTAGATCTTGATCACAACCACGACTTAAGCcctttaaatttaaaatactcAGGAAACACGACTATTAGCACACTCATTTAG